Proteins encoded in a region of the Cetobacterium ceti genome:
- the recO gene encoding DNA repair protein RecO yields the protein MRLIEDEGIVIGKIDYGDSDRIINVFFKEYGLISFFLKGIKKSVKRDKEAVELFSQTKFIFMEKNMKYIVKDFDTIDYFYNLKINMDRLNIGFYILQTLDKILVEGEKREKFYELLKNSLEYLDKKFEPKESYLLILYFLYRIIVGEGIKFSISGENYFDIENSRITNEKSGRKLSKEEYKIIGTSIKNIKNLKSENNELRDILSVIKLYESYLNYHLDINLNLKNCFLEA from the coding sequence ATGAGATTAATAGAAGATGAAGGAATAGTTATAGGAAAAATAGATTATGGAGATTCAGATAGAATTATTAATGTATTTTTTAAAGAGTATGGATTAATAAGTTTTTTTCTAAAGGGAATAAAAAAAAGTGTAAAAAGAGATAAAGAAGCAGTTGAATTATTTTCCCAGACAAAATTTATTTTTATGGAAAAAAATATGAAATATATTGTAAAGGACTTTGATACTATAGATTATTTTTATAATTTAAAAATAAATATGGATAGATTAAATATAGGATTTTATATTTTACAAACTTTAGATAAAATTTTAGTTGAAGGGGAAAAAAGAGAGAAATTTTATGAACTTTTAAAAAATAGTTTAGAGTATTTGGATAAAAAATTTGAACCAAAGGAAAGTTATCTGTTGATATTATATTTTTTATATAGGATAATAGTTGGTGAAGGAATAAAATTCAGTATCAGTGGGGAAAATTATTTTGATATAGAAAATTCAAGGATAACTAATGAAAAAAGTGGGAGAAAATTATCAAAAGAGGAATATAAAATAATAGGAACCTCTATAAAAAATATAAAAAATTTAAAGAGTGAAAATAATGAGTTAAGAGATATTTTAAGTGTTATTAAATTATACGAAAGCTATTTAAACTATCATTTGGATATAAATCTTAACCTAAAAAATTGTTTTTTGGAGGCTTAA
- the nrdR gene encoding transcriptional regulator NrdR, producing MKCPFCNYEDTKVIDSRAFLDGATIKRRRECIKCEKRFTTYEKVEMATIYVVKKDKRREKFFREKLLRGLTTATVKRNISRDKLEEFVDEIERTIQNTLKNEITTKDLGELVLKNLKKLDEVAYVRFASVYKEFEDIKSFIDTVEDIKKDKKL from the coding sequence ATGAAGTGTCCATTTTGTAATTATGAAGATACAAAGGTAATAGATAGTAGAGCTTTTTTAGATGGAGCAACTATTAAAAGAAGAAGAGAATGTATAAAATGTGAAAAAAGATTTACCACATATGAAAAAGTTGAAATGGCGACAATATATGTGGTAAAAAAAGATAAAAGAAGAGAGAAATTTTTTCGAGAAAAATTGTTGAGGGGATTAACGACAGCTACAGTAAAAAGAAATATAAGTAGAGATAAACTTGAGGAATTTGTAGATGAAATTGAAAGAACAATTCAAAATACATTAAAAAATGAGATTACTACAAAGGATTTAGGAGAATTAGTTTTAAAAAATCTAAAAAAATTAGATGAAGTTGCTTATGTGAGATTTGCATCGGTATATAAGGAATTTGAAGATATAAAATCTTTTATTGATACTGTAGAAGATATTAAAAAGGATAAAAAACTATGA
- a CDS encoding NADH-quinone oxidoreductase subunit NuoF — translation MKKILVCGGPGCVSSNSEGIIENINKALKEHGLSKKVKVLKTGCFGFCEEGPVVKILPDNTFYVKVKPEDGERIVVEDIISEKKLTDLLYIDEKTGERVLEEKQIPFYQKQEKIALRNCGLIDPEVIEQYIEKNGYKALEKAIKYMDPVEVISTVIESGLRGRGGGGFSTGKKWEFARMAKGDVKYVVCNADEGDPGAFMDRCILEGDPHSVIEGMALCAYGIGAEKGLVYIRAEYPLSIERLRKAIIECRKKGYLGKNLFGTNFSFDIEIKYGAGAFVCGEETALINSMEGKRGEPNIKPPFPAEKGYWGKPTNVNNVETFSNIPAILFNGAKWFRGHGTEKSPGTKVFALAGKIKNVGLIEVPMGITLREVIYDIGGGIKDNKKFKAVQTGGPSGGCLTEEDLDTPIDFDNLIAKGSMMGSGGMIVMDEDDCIVSMAKFYLEFTEDESCGKCTPCRIGNTRLWEILNKITQGKGEERDLELLKELSETIKSTSLCGLGQSSPNPVLSTLAKFKDEYLAHIRDKKCPASQCKALRKYFINEKCVGCTGCSRVCPVACIDGKVKEAHVIDQSRCIKCGSCYEVCKFKAIDIL, via the coding sequence ATGAAAAAAATATTAGTCTGTGGCGGACCAGGATGTGTTTCAAGTAACAGTGAGGGAATAATAGAAAATATAAATAAAGCTTTAAAGGAGCATGGATTAAGTAAAAAAGTAAAAGTTTTAAAAACTGGATGCTTTGGATTTTGTGAAGAGGGACCAGTCGTAAAAATTTTACCAGATAATACTTTTTATGTGAAAGTTAAACCTGAAGATGGAGAAAGAATTGTTGTCGAGGATATAATAAGTGAAAAAAAATTAACAGATTTATTATATATAGATGAAAAAACAGGAGAAAGAGTTTTAGAGGAAAAACAAATACCATTTTATCAAAAACAAGAAAAAATAGCTCTTCGAAATTGTGGTTTAATTGATCCAGAAGTAATAGAACAATATATTGAAAAAAATGGGTATAAGGCTTTGGAAAAAGCTATAAAGTATATGGATCCTGTAGAAGTCATATCTACAGTTATAGAGTCAGGGTTAAGAGGTAGAGGTGGTGGTGGATTTTCCACTGGTAAAAAATGGGAATTTGCAAGAATGGCTAAGGGAGACGTAAAGTATGTAGTTTGTAATGCAGATGAAGGTGACCCAGGTGCATTTATGGATAGATGCATTTTAGAGGGAGACCCTCATTCGGTTATAGAGGGAATGGCTTTATGTGCTTATGGAATAGGTGCTGAAAAAGGTCTTGTATATATAAGAGCAGAGTATCCCCTATCTATTGAAAGATTAAGAAAAGCAATTATAGAGTGTAGAAAAAAAGGTTATTTAGGTAAAAATTTATTTGGAACTAATTTTTCCTTTGATATTGAGATAAAATATGGAGCAGGAGCTTTTGTATGTGGAGAGGAAACTGCCCTTATAAATTCAATGGAAGGAAAAAGAGGGGAGCCAAATATTAAACCTCCTTTTCCAGCAGAAAAAGGTTATTGGGGAAAACCTACAAATGTAAACAATGTAGAAACATTTAGTAATATTCCAGCAATTTTATTTAATGGTGCAAAATGGTTTAGAGGCCATGGAACAGAAAAATCTCCAGGAACAAAGGTTTTTGCTTTAGCTGGAAAGATTAAAAATGTAGGTTTAATAGAAGTTCCTATGGGAATAACTTTAAGAGAAGTAATTTATGATATTGGTGGTGGAATTAAAGATAACAAAAAATTTAAAGCTGTTCAGACAGGAGGACCTTCTGGGGGATGTTTAACAGAGGAGGATTTAGATACACCTATAGATTTTGATAATTTAATTGCCAAAGGATCTATGATGGGATCAGGTGGAATGATAGTCATGGATGAAGATGATTGTATTGTAAGTATGGCTAAATTTTATTTGGAGTTTACAGAGGATGAATCTTGTGGAAAATGTACTCCTTGTAGAATAGGAAATACAAGGCTTTGGGAAATTTTAAATAAAATAACTCAAGGAAAAGGTGAAGAAAGAGATTTGGAATTGTTAAAGGAATTATCTGAAACCATAAAGAGCACATCTCTTTGCGGTTTAGGGCAAAGTTCTCCAAATCCAGTTTTATCTACATTAGCTAAATTTAAAGATGAATATTTAGCTCATATTAGAGATAAGAAATGTCCTGCTTCTCAATGTAAGGCATTAAGAAAATATTTTATAAATGAAAAATGTGTAGGTTGTACAGGATGTTCAAGGGTGTGTCCTGTTGCATGTATAGATGGAAAAGTAAAAGAGGCTCATGTAATAGATCAAAGTAGATGTATAAAATGTGGTTCTTGTTATGAGGTATGTAAATTTAAGGCTATAGATATACTTTAG
- the mreC gene encoding rod shape-determining protein MreC — protein sequence MKFKGNKKKIEIIYVVLIIFVLMFLGKGAFKYFNNSLNRVFYPIQAKIYSIGESVKEKIDSIQKYHVLLQENSKLKEELSGKTILSEQIKYLKDENRRLRKLLGIKGEFAYDFKIGKVSFHQVRELYESFSISLGKEDGIRKNMVVLSGKNLIGRVDQVMNNYSIVQMITDQDSVVSVLDQNNILGVVRGNRNGDLYFEPTSNYEVDLKVGDKVYTSGVSDIYPKGLYVGYVSEVDKNEKDPLKKYKVKTEVDVFDLNEIIVITGDKKLWQ from the coding sequence ATGAAATTTAAAGGAAATAAAAAGAAAATAGAGATTATATATGTAGTATTGATTATTTTTGTTTTAATGTTTTTAGGAAAGGGAGCATTTAAATATTTTAATAATAGTTTGAATAGGGTATTTTATCCTATTCAAGCTAAGATTTATAGTATAGGAGAAAGTGTAAAAGAAAAAATTGATAGTATTCAAAAATATCATGTACTTTTACAAGAAAATTCAAAGTTAAAGGAAGAGCTTTCAGGAAAAACTATATTATCAGAACAAATAAAATATTTAAAAGATGAGAACAGAAGACTAAGAAAGCTTCTTGGAATTAAGGGAGAATTTGCCTATGATTTTAAAATAGGAAAGGTAAGTTTTCACCAAGTAAGAGAACTTTACGAAAGTTTTTCAATTTCATTGGGGAAAGAAGATGGAATAAGAAAAAATATGGTTGTTTTATCTGGAAAAAATTTAATAGGTAGAGTGGATCAAGTTATGAATAATTATTCTATTGTTCAAATGATAACTGATCAAGATTCTGTTGTGAGTGTTTTAGATCAAAATAATATTTTAGGTGTAGTGAGAGGAAATAGAAATGGAGATCTTTATTTTGAACCAACTTCAAATTATGAGGTAGATTTAAAAGTTGGAGATAAGGTATATACTTCAGGGGTAAGTGATATTTATCCTAAAGGATTATATGTTGGATATGTTTCTGAAGTTGATAAGAATGAGAAGGATCCATTGAAAAAATATAAGGTAAAAACCGAAGTAGATGTTTTTGATTTAAATGAGATTATTGTAATAACAGGAGATAAAAAATTATGGCAATAA
- the aroQ gene encoding type II 3-dehydroquinate dehydratase — protein sequence MNILVINGPNLNFLGIREPEKYGKLTLEKINDKILKKARGYNYNIEFFQSNHEGDLVDKIQEVYGKVDYIVINPGALTHYSIAIRDALLSVQIKTIEVHLSNVYTREEFRHKSVISDIVIGKITGFGYYGYLMALDFIQNEENLM from the coding sequence ATGAATATTTTAGTTATAAATGGACCTAATTTAAATTTTTTAGGAATTAGAGAACCTGAAAAATATGGGAAATTAACTTTGGAAAAAATCAATGATAAAATTTTAAAAAAAGCTAGAGGATATAACTATAATATAGAATTTTTTCAATCTAATCATGAGGGAGATTTGGTTGATAAAATTCAAGAAGTTTATGGGAAAGTTGATTATATAGTAATCAATCCAGGAGCTTTAACCCATTATAGTATTGCTATTAGAGATGCTTTACTTTCAGTACAGATAAAAACAATAGAAGTGCATCTATCTAATGTTTATACTAGAGAAGAATTTAGGCATAAATCTGTAATTTCAGATATTGTTATTGGAAAAATAACAGGATTTGGATATTATGGATATTTAATGGCATTGGATTTTATTCAAAATGAAGAAAATTTAATGTAG
- a CDS encoding M20/M25/M40 family metallo-hydrolase, with amino-acid sequence MVKEARLVENFLDMVKISSPSLKEREMGDYLIKVLKELGLEVMEDEAGEKNGGNCGNIIGILKAPGKKKVLFSAHMDTVLPCDKVTPVIEGRIIKSDGTSVLGGDDKGGIASIIEMLRVIKENNLDHPEIVVIFSMAEEIGLLGAKSFNIEKYNIDYGFILDSSGKPGVAIVKAPSAAKGKLIIEGKPAHAGIAPENGINALVVAAEAIGKIKLGRIDEETTSNIGTVTGGTAVNIVMPQIEMMYEARSLDGTKLRALLKETMDIFEETCKKYGAKFENTVKIGYDGFSVDENSEVANIFKKAAQNAGVASEMKSSGGGSDTNIYNGKGVPCLNLAVGMSKVHTKEEFILIDDMVAMSKLLLEVIKEC; translated from the coding sequence ATGGTAAAAGAAGCAAGATTAGTAGAGAATTTTCTAGATATGGTTAAAATTTCATCACCGTCTTTAAAAGAGAGAGAAATGGGAGATTATTTAATAAAAGTTCTGAAGGAATTGGGATTAGAGGTAATGGAAGATGAAGCTGGAGAAAAAAATGGTGGAAATTGTGGGAACATCATTGGAATTTTAAAAGCACCTGGAAAGAAAAAAGTTTTATTTAGTGCTCATATGGATACAGTTTTACCTTGTGACAAAGTAACACCAGTAATTGAAGGTAGAATTATAAAAAGTGATGGAACATCTGTATTAGGTGGAGATGATAAGGGTGGAATAGCTTCAATTATTGAAATGCTAAGAGTCATTAAAGAAAATAACTTAGACCATCCAGAAATTGTTGTAATATTTTCAATGGCTGAAGAAATAGGTTTATTAGGAGCTAAGAGCTTTAATATAGAAAAATATAATATAGATTATGGATTTATATTAGATTCTAGTGGAAAACCAGGAGTGGCAATTGTAAAAGCTCCATCAGCAGCAAAGGGAAAATTAATAATAGAAGGAAAGCCAGCCCATGCAGGAATAGCTCCAGAAAATGGGATAAATGCCTTAGTTGTAGCAGCTGAAGCAATTGGGAAAATAAAATTAGGTAGAATAGACGAGGAAACTACATCTAATATTGGAACTGTAACAGGGGGAACAGCAGTAAATATTGTAATGCCTCAAATTGAAATGATGTATGAAGCTAGAAGTTTAGATGGAACAAAATTAAGAGCACTATTAAAAGAAACAATGGATATATTTGAAGAAACTTGTAAAAAATATGGTGCTAAATTTGAAAATACAGTAAAAATAGGGTATGATGGATTTTCTGTAGATGAAAATAGTGAAGTAGCAAATATATTTAAAAAAGCAGCCCAAAATGCTGGAGTAGCTTCTGAAATGAAATCTTCAGGTGGAGGAAGCGATACAAATATTTATAATGGAAAGGGAGTTCCTTGTTTAAACCTAGCTGTTGGTATGAGTAAAGTACATACAAAGGAAGAGTTTATTTTAATAGATGATATGGTAGCTATGAGTAAACTGTTATTAGAAGTAATCAAGGAATGCTAA
- the folD gene encoding bifunctional methylenetetrahydrofolate dehydrogenase/methenyltetrahydrofolate cyclohydrolase FolD: protein MQILDGKQTSQKIKNLLKEEIENIKKEYGDVPGLAVVQVGDNPASRVYVNSKVKQCLEIGIESKKYILEENIKEEVLLDLIEELNNDETINGILVQLPLPKHINEEKVINRISLEKDVDGFKAENLGKVLLGDKSAFVSCTPLGILTLMKEYKLSLEGKDVVIVGRSNIVGKPMAALLINEGATVTICHSRTKNLEEKTAKADILIVAVGKRKLITKDMIRENSVVIDVGINRDENGKLAGDVDFDNVKEKTSYITPVPGGVGPMTISMLLKNTLISFKRKKGI from the coding sequence ATGCAAATATTAGATGGAAAGCAAACTTCTCAAAAAATAAAAAATTTATTAAAAGAGGAGATTGAAAACATAAAAAAAGAGTATGGGGATGTTCCTGGTTTAGCCGTTGTTCAAGTGGGAGATAACCCAGCCTCAAGAGTATATGTGAATTCTAAGGTAAAGCAATGTTTAGAGATAGGAATTGAAAGTAAAAAGTATATATTAGAAGAAAATATAAAGGAAGAAGTTTTACTTGATTTAATTGAAGAGTTAAATAACGATGAAACAATAAATGGAATTTTAGTTCAACTTCCTTTACCAAAGCACATAAATGAGGAAAAAGTGATAAATAGAATTTCCTTGGAAAAAGATGTAGATGGATTTAAGGCTGAGAATTTAGGAAAAGTTTTATTGGGAGATAAAAGTGCCTTTGTTTCTTGTACACCTTTAGGGATTTTAACATTGATGAAAGAATATAAACTATCTTTAGAGGGGAAAGATGTTGTAATAGTAGGTAGGAGTAATATCGTGGGTAAACCTATGGCAGCATTATTAATAAACGAAGGGGCAACAGTTACTATTTGTCATAGTAGAACAAAAAATTTAGAAGAAAAAACAGCAAAAGCTGATATACTAATAGTAGCAGTAGGTAAGAGAAAGTTAATAACGAAAGACATGATAAGAGAAAATTCAGTAGTAATAGATGTGGGAATAAACAGGGATGAAAATGGAAAGTTAGCAGGAGATGTAGACTTTGATAATGTAAAAGAAAAAACTTCTTATATAACTCCAGTACCTGGTGGGGTAGGTCCTATGACTATAAGTATGCTATTGAAAAATACACTTATATCATTTAAAAGAAAAAAAGGAATTTAA
- a CDS encoding redox-sensing transcriptional repressor Rex — protein MERNNKISKKIIERLTKYLKCLGNFSPDDYISSEEMGGLLGVTAAQIRKDFSNFIPAFQYNFGIRGKGYHVKSLTEALSQILGLHKENNLIIVGAGNLGGAILQEGGFIKDGFNIVGIFDIAKNKIGKEYRGIKVKSVYEIENLVKDTEVDIAVITECNPIAQEMADLVINSGIKSILNFTPMELKVPKNVAISHIDINSKLQELNYWKEKVKNI, from the coding sequence ATGGAAAGAAATAATAAGATTTCTAAAAAAATAATTGAGAGATTGACAAAGTACTTAAAATGTTTGGGAAATTTTTCTCCAGATGATTATATATCATCTGAGGAAATGGGTGGACTTTTAGGAGTTACAGCAGCTCAAATAAGAAAGGATTTTTCTAATTTTATACCAGCATTTCAATATAATTTTGGAATTAGGGGAAAAGGATATCATGTAAAATCTTTAACTGAAGCATTAAGTCAAATCTTAGGATTACATAAGGAAAATAATCTTATTATTGTGGGAGCAGGAAACTTAGGCGGAGCTATCTTACAAGAGGGTGGATTTATAAAAGATGGTTTCAATATAGTTGGAATTTTTGATATAGCTAAAAATAAAATAGGTAAAGAGTATAGAGGAATTAAAGTAAAAAGCGTATATGAAATAGAAAATCTTGTTAAAGATACGGAGGTTGATATAGCTGTAATTACAGAATGTAATCCTATAGCTCAAGAAATGGCTGATTTAGTTATAAATTCAGGGATAAAATCAATACTTAATTTTACTCCTATGGAATTAAAAGTTCCTAAAAATGTAGCTATTTCTCATATAGATATTAATAGTAAATTACAAGAACTTAATTATTGGAAGGAAAAGGTGAAAAATATATAA
- a CDS encoding NADH-quinone oxidoreductase subunit NuoE family protein, whose translation MLCKNNLKEEGFHKLQVYIDGLEEKDGALISVLHQAQEIFGYLPEEVQEYVAKNLNIPISKVYGVVSFYQFFTMVPKGKYPISVCMGTACYVRGAEKVLDSIKNYLGINMGETTEDGLFSLDTLRCVGACGMAPVVIIGKDVYGKEDVQDMKKILEKYRNLEK comes from the coding sequence ATGTTATGTAAAAATAATTTAAAAGAGGAGGGATTCCATAAACTTCAAGTCTATATAGATGGATTAGAGGAAAAAGATGGGGCACTTATTTCTGTACTTCATCAAGCCCAGGAAATATTTGGTTATTTACCTGAAGAAGTTCAAGAATATGTAGCAAAAAATCTAAATATTCCTATTTCAAAAGTTTATGGAGTGGTAAGTTTTTATCAATTTTTTACCATGGTTCCAAAGGGAAAATATCCAATTTCAGTTTGCATGGGAACAGCTTGTTATGTAAGGGGAGCTGAAAAAGTTTTGGATAGTATAAAAAATTATTTAGGAATAAATATGGGAGAAACAACAGAGGATGGATTATTTTCCTTAGATACTTTAAGGTGTGTTGGAGCTTGTGGAATGGCACCTGTTGTTATTATAGGAAAAGATGTTTATGGAAAAGAAGATGTTCAGGACATGAAAAAAATACTTGAAAAATATAGAAACCTAGAAAAATAA
- a CDS encoding NADH-dependent [FeFe] hydrogenase, group A6 yields the protein MDNIVVVIDGKEVETHRENTILEAAKSVGIEIPNLCYLKIPEIGFKNNCASCRICMVEIVGNKKLVPACSTKVNPGMKINTNTMEVLEKRRNVLELMLSNHPTDCLICAKNGNCDLQNLAKEFGIRDIRFKGKIFEYRRETSLGIVRDLDKCIMCRRCETMCREVQTCEVLSGINRGFKSIVSTAFERDLDKTDCTFCGQCVAVCPVGALYEKDYTWDLIREIAKKDKRIVAQIAPAVRVAIGEEFGFEPGEDITGELITALKKLGFTDVFDTNFAADLTVIEESHEIEERVKKYLNGDKKVKLPVLTSCCPAWVTFLENNYSEDYLENISTAKSPQQMFGAVVKNIWGPIRGISREKIVSVSIMPCLAKKLEGKISNFSEKGNYDVDYTLTTRELARLLKQSNIDLKTLQKGEFDKPLGESSGASDIFGKTGGVTEAVIRDLYENLTGEVLENVDFKSVRGLDEIRIASLNINNQNIRVGIVHGLGAARKVLERLRENQEELHVLEVMACKGGCVGGGGQPYHHGDFDKIRKRAHGLEKIDENKSIRKSKDNPQIISLYEKYLGKPGSNDAHKLLHREYKYKK from the coding sequence ATGGATAATATTGTTGTTGTAATTGATGGAAAAGAAGTGGAAACACACAGAGAGAATACCATACTAGAAGCAGCAAAATCTGTGGGGATAGAAATACCAAATCTATGTTATTTAAAAATACCAGAAATAGGATTTAAAAATAATTGTGCATCTTGTAGAATCTGTATGGTAGAAATAGTTGGAAATAAAAAATTAGTTCCAGCTTGTTCTACGAAGGTAAATCCAGGAATGAAAATTAATACAAATACAATGGAAGTTTTAGAAAAAAGAAGAAATGTATTAGAATTAATGCTTTCTAATCATCCAACAGATTGTTTAATTTGTGCTAAAAATGGAAATTGTGATTTACAAAATTTAGCAAAGGAATTTGGAATTAGAGACATTAGATTTAAGGGAAAAATATTTGAATATAGAAGGGAAACATCTTTAGGAATAGTGAGAGATTTAGATAAATGTATAATGTGTAGACGATGTGAAACTATGTGTAGAGAAGTTCAAACATGTGAAGTTTTATCTGGAATAAATAGAGGATTTAAATCAATAGTTTCAACAGCTTTTGAAAGGGATTTAGATAAAACTGATTGTACATTCTGTGGACAATGTGTTGCAGTATGTCCAGTAGGAGCTCTATATGAAAAGGATTATACATGGGATCTTATTAGAGAAATTGCAAAAAAAGATAAAAGAATTGTAGCTCAAATAGCACCAGCAGTAAGGGTGGCAATAGGAGAGGAGTTTGGGTTTGAACCAGGAGAAGATATAACTGGAGAACTTATAACTGCTTTAAAAAAGCTAGGATTTACAGATGTTTTTGATACAAATTTTGCAGCTGATTTAACAGTAATAGAGGAAAGTCATGAAATAGAAGAAAGAGTGAAAAAATATTTAAATGGAGATAAAAAAGTTAAATTACCTGTTCTAACTTCCTGTTGCCCAGCTTGGGTTACCTTTCTAGAAAATAATTATTCAGAAGACTATCTAGAAAATATTTCCACTGCAAAATCTCCACAACAGATGTTTGGTGCTGTTGTAAAAAATATATGGGGGCCTATAAGAGGAATATCTAGAGAAAAAATAGTTTCAGTTTCAATTATGCCTTGTTTAGCAAAAAAACTTGAAGGGAAAATTAGTAATTTTTCAGAAAAGGGAAATTATGATGTGGATTACACATTAACTACAAGAGAACTTGCAAGACTTTTAAAACAATCAAATATAGATTTAAAAACTTTACAAAAAGGAGAATTTGATAAACCACTGGGAGAGTCTTCAGGAGCAAGTGATATCTTTGGAAAAACTGGTGGAGTAACAGAGGCAGTTATAAGAGATTTATATGAAAATCTAACTGGTGAAGTTTTAGAAAATGTAGATTTTAAAAGTGTGCGAGGATTAGATGAAATAAGAATTGCCAGTTTAAATATAAATAATCAAAATATAAGAGTTGGAATAGTTCATGGATTGGGAGCTGCACGAAAGGTTTTAGAAAGATTAAGAGAAAACCAAGAGGAGTTACACGTGTTAGAAGTTATGGCTTGTAAAGGTGGATGTGTTGGAGGAGGAGGACAACCATATCATCATGGAGATTTTGATAAAATTAGAAAAAGAGCCCATGGTCTTGAAAAAATAGATGAAAATAAAAGTATAAGGAAATCTAAAGATAATCCTCAAATCATAAGTTTATATGAAAAATATTTAGGAAAACCTGGAAGTAATGATGCTCATAAATTACTTCACAGGGAATATAAATACAAAAAATAA
- a CDS encoding PTS sugar transporter subunit IIA, whose amino-acid sequence MVNIVKITDYMSKNLISLQLKGKNKEEILLELSELMSKSENVSDKSSIYKALVEREKLGSTGIGKGVAIPHAKTDAVSGLTVAFGISKDKVDFKSLDGENVNIFFVFASPFKDSQIYLKVLARISRLIREEEFRNKLLNCKCPEEVLEIINHEETV is encoded by the coding sequence ATGGTTAATATAGTTAAAATAACAGACTATATGTCAAAGAATTTAATTTCTTTACAATTAAAGGGGAAGAATAAAGAGGAAATTTTATTAGAATTATCAGAACTTATGAGCAAGTCTGAAAATGTAAGCGATAAGTCTTCTATATACAAGGCTTTGGTTGAGAGAGAAAAACTAGGAAGCACAGGGATTGGAAAAGGGGTTGCCATTCCACATGCGAAAACAGATGCTGTTTCAGGATTAACTGTGGCATTTGGTATTAGTAAAGATAAGGTTGATTTTAAATCGTTAGATGGAGAAAATGTGAATATCTTTTTTGTTTTTGCATCACCATTTAAAGATAGTCAAATATATTTAAAAGTTTTAGCTAGAATTTCAAGACTTATAAGGGAAGAGGAATTTAGAAATAAGCTTCTAAATTGTAAATGTCCTGAAGAAGTTTTAGAGATTATTAATCATGAAGAGACAGTTTAG
- the fmt gene encoding methionyl-tRNA formyltransferase, with protein MKILFMGTPEFAVPSLDILRKKHEIVGVFTKVDKPNMRGKKIKYTPVKEYAIEHNIPVFQPNSLRTEETFEIIKELNPDLIVVVAYGKIIPNNIIDYPKYGIINVHSSILPKFRGAAPINAAIIAGDTESGVTIMHIAEELDAGDIILIGKTPISEEDTFLTLHDRLKEIGAETLDEAVDLIEKGKAPREVQNHQMATFVKPFKKEDCHIDWNKDEETIFNFVRGMNPFPTAYTLHNDKILKVYKVIKLNKQYENGENGEIVDSIKGKGFVVKVAGGSLILSEIKPENKKVISGGDSINGGHLKIGDKLI; from the coding sequence ATGAAAATTTTATTTATGGGAACACCAGAATTTGCTGTTCCATCACTTGATATTTTAAGAAAAAAACATGAAATAGTTGGGGTATTCACTAAAGTGGATAAACCTAATATGAGAGGTAAAAAAATAAAATACACTCCAGTTAAGGAGTATGCAATAGAGCATAATATACCTGTATTTCAACCAAATTCTTTAAGAACTGAGGAAACTTTTGAAATTATAAAAGAATTAAATCCTGATTTAATAGTAGTTGTAGCCTATGGAAAAATTATACCAAATAATATAATTGATTATCCAAAATATGGTATAATAAATGTCCATTCATCTATACTACCAAAATTTAGAGGAGCAGCTCCAATAAACGCTGCAATAATAGCAGGAGATACAGAAAGTGGAGTTACTATAATGCATATAGCTGAAGAACTTGATGCAGGGGATATTATTTTGATTGGAAAAACACCTATAAGTGAAGAGGATACTTTCTTGACTTTACACGATAGATTAAAAGAGATCGGTGCAGAAACTTTAGACGAAGCTGTAGATTTAATAGAAAAGGGCAAAGCTCCTAGAGAAGTACAAAATCATCAAATGGCAACTTTTGTAAAACCTTTTAAAAAGGAAGATTGTCATATTGATTGGAATAAGGATGAAGAAACAATATTTAACTTTGTAAGAGGGATGAATCCATTCCCTACAGCTTATACACTTCATAATGATAAAATATTAAAAGTTTATAAGGTTATAAAATTAAATAAGCAATATGAAAATGGAGAAAATGGAGAAATAGTAGATTCTATTAAAGGAAAGGGTTTTGTAGTTAAGGTTGCTGGGGGTAGCTTAATCTTAAGTGAAATAAAGCCTGAAAATAAAAAAGTGATATCTGGTGGAGATAGTATAAATGGTGGACATTTAAAAATTGGGGATAAATTAATTTAG